A region from the Flexistipes sp. genome encodes:
- a CDS encoding DNA polymerase I, with protein MRLIIDGHSVAYRVYYKTPKLTNTRGVPTSVVHTFLNILLSLKEELNPEEMIVTFDSKGKTERHGMDEEYKANRQPAPEDLIPQIEMLKNVIPLLGVNVFAKEGVEADDIIFTLSEDCEDDVYIVTKDKDIYQLVNDRVKIYDYQNNKVISVKEVVDKFEVTPEQIPDFLALVGDSSDNIPGVKGIGPKTAAPLLKKYGSLENIYKHLDDLKSSVRDKLEKYRDDAFLSKELTEPIRTEIEFDKSERFDESSLLEFLEKYELNQIKQRLFGKNENVDLGNGDVGKPDLAAFVEGSFYTADSHNYNVEKDYKKASQAKYVFSYKNIYKHLQSPVKGVLDLEIISWLNDPDSGGIKKQKEEDVSAFLKRLNEQAESIYTEFKKNDFEDVYENIEVATAEVLACMELDGIKLSREKLKAVDDELASELSRIEGKIFSALNKEINLNSPKQLSEVLFDELGIKPYKKTKTGYSTNEESLKNLIIMNPGYAELLELILTHREYSKLKNTYTGKLGDYVNSKTGRVHSTFNQVGTATGRLSSSNPNLQNIPQRGKIASRVRSAFIPEEDYSLISFDYSQIELRLLAHLSGDKTLLEAYEADADIHKKTAASIFNIDEKDVDSNLRRIAKAVNFGIIYGLSPYGLARDTGVSQKEAKEFIDKYFKLYPKVDSYIKDALKRAKEQGYTETLFGRKRFVKELSSKNKALSSRAERIAINAPIQGSAADIIKKAMLDTFAYLADKNVNGRLILQVHDELIFEIKDGEVDTVFHKLKDIMEKIVHLDVNMSVKGKIGKDLGALK; from the coding sequence ATGCGTTTAATTATTGACGGTCATTCAGTTGCATACAGGGTATATTATAAAACTCCCAAGCTTACGAACACTAGGGGAGTACCGACATCAGTGGTTCATACTTTTCTGAATATTCTGCTGAGTCTTAAGGAAGAGCTCAATCCTGAGGAAATGATCGTGACTTTTGATTCAAAAGGCAAAACAGAGCGTCACGGCATGGATGAGGAATATAAAGCAAACAGACAGCCCGCTCCCGAGGATCTCATACCTCAGATTGAAATGCTTAAAAATGTTATTCCGCTGCTGGGTGTGAATGTTTTTGCAAAAGAGGGAGTTGAGGCTGATGATATTATTTTTACCCTGTCTGAGGATTGTGAGGATGACGTTTATATAGTTACCAAAGATAAGGACATATATCAGCTTGTTAATGACAGAGTTAAGATTTACGATTATCAGAATAATAAGGTAATCAGTGTAAAAGAAGTAGTTGATAAATTCGAAGTTACTCCGGAACAGATCCCTGACTTCCTGGCGCTTGTGGGCGATTCTTCTGATAATATCCCCGGTGTGAAAGGTATCGGTCCTAAGACTGCAGCTCCTTTACTTAAGAAATACGGGAGTCTGGAGAATATCTATAAGCATCTTGATGATTTGAAATCCTCAGTGAGGGATAAACTGGAAAAATACAGGGATGACGCTTTCTTAAGCAAAGAATTGACTGAGCCCATCAGAACTGAAATTGAATTTGATAAAAGTGAAAGATTCGATGAAAGCAGTCTTTTGGAGTTTCTGGAAAAATACGAGCTGAATCAGATAAAACAAAGGCTTTTCGGCAAAAACGAAAATGTAGATCTGGGCAACGGTGATGTCGGCAAACCTGACTTAGCAGCTTTCGTGGAAGGTTCGTTTTATACGGCTGATTCACACAACTACAATGTAGAAAAAGATTACAAAAAAGCTTCACAGGCTAAATATGTTTTTTCATACAAGAACATATATAAACATCTTCAATCGCCTGTAAAAGGTGTCCTTGATCTGGAGATAATTTCCTGGCTCAACGATCCGGATTCCGGCGGCATAAAAAAACAGAAGGAAGAGGATGTCAGTGCATTTTTGAAAAGACTGAATGAGCAGGCGGAAAGTATTTATACAGAATTTAAAAAGAATGATTTTGAAGATGTGTATGAAAATATAGAAGTTGCTACAGCCGAGGTTTTGGCCTGTATGGAGCTTGACGGTATCAAACTCAGCAGAGAAAAGTTGAAAGCAGTTGATGATGAGCTTGCAAGTGAATTGAGTCGGATTGAGGGGAAAATATTTTCAGCATTGAATAAGGAAATCAATCTCAATTCGCCTAAACAGCTTTCTGAAGTTTTGTTTGATGAGCTTGGTATAAAACCATACAAAAAAACAAAAACGGGATATTCCACCAACGAAGAATCACTGAAAAATCTAATTATAATGAATCCCGGATATGCAGAGCTTCTGGAGTTGATACTGACACACAGAGAGTATTCAAAATTAAAAAACACCTATACAGGGAAACTCGGTGACTATGTAAACTCAAAGACCGGCCGTGTTCATTCAACTTTTAACCAGGTAGGTACAGCTACAGGGCGTCTCTCATCCTCCAATCCGAATTTGCAGAATATACCCCAAAGGGGGAAAATCGCTTCCAGGGTGAGGTCAGCTTTCATACCGGAGGAGGATTATTCGCTTATCTCTTTCGACTATTCCCAAATTGAGCTGAGGCTTCTGGCACATCTATCAGGTGATAAAACATTATTGGAAGCTTATGAAGCGGATGCGGATATACACAAAAAAACTGCCGCTTCCATTTTTAACATCGATGAAAAGGATGTTGACAGTAATTTAAGAAGGATTGCAAAGGCGGTGAATTTTGGTATTATTTATGGGCTGAGCCCTTACGGTCTGGCCAGAGATACCGGGGTAAGCCAAAAGGAAGCCAAAGAGTTTATTGATAAATATTTTAAATTGTACCCTAAGGTTGATTCATATATCAAAGATGCTTTAAAACGTGCCAAAGAGCAGGGTTATACAGAAACACTTTTTGGAAGAAAACGTTTTGTCAAAGAACTTTCAAGCAAAAACAAAGCTCTGAGCAGCAGAGCGGAGAGAATTGCAATAAATGCACCGATACAGGGATCTGCAGCTGATATTATAAAAAAGGCAATGCTTGATACGTTTGCATATCTTGCAGATAAAAATGTTAACGGCAGACTTATACTTCAGGTTCACGATGAACTGATTTTTGAAATTAAAGATGGTGAAGTGGATACAGTGTTTCATAAACTCAAAGATATAATGGAAAAAATCGTTCATTTGGATGTCAATATGAGTGTTAAAGGGAAGATCGGCAAAGATTTGGGGGCATTGAAATAA
- the ade gene encoding adenine deaminase: MKTLFENVFIPDFDKNVFFKSNVLINNGVIAEITDSKPYADEYYNGDSLHITPGFIDCHVHIESSHLTPSAFGDVVSKHGTLHVVTDNHEIANVGGMGAVEYFMDEAKHSFCNIKFAVPSCVPATPFTTSGAQLGIDEISSLLEKEETVSLGEMMNNPGVIQGEEKFVVSIAKAKALGKVINGHAPGLSGEDLLKYVAAGVMDDHESESYHDIKTKLEAGLKIFLREGSAEHTDNKAYELINEYPDDIMFCTDDKSLNHILRDGHISYNVNKALKLGIPPVNVLKAASRNGLKYYGLDRYSEIKPGMYASFTIADISSKSFEIKDIYIDGKNLSHFSQKNSFTPVPEKLQNSMNIANQSEIPQMNNEQACIRVKDGSLITEHLVDSSKTYDLENDILKLCVFERYGYGNRASCKINGFNLKRGAFASSIAHDCHNIVAVGTSDESILKVVNSVIDNGGGLAVSDDNSLFTLPLEIGGLVTSKAPGAVVESLVRINEQIAEMGCTLTDPLGTLSFMALEVIPHLKLTDKGLFDVDNFRYL; the protein is encoded by the coding sequence ATGAAAACACTTTTTGAAAACGTTTTTATCCCGGATTTTGACAAAAACGTATTTTTCAAATCAAATGTTTTGATTAACAACGGTGTTATTGCAGAAATCACCGACTCCAAACCTTATGCGGACGAATACTATAACGGTGACAGTCTGCATATAACGCCGGGTTTTATCGACTGCCACGTGCACATTGAAAGTTCTCATCTCACTCCCTCTGCTTTCGGTGATGTCGTATCGAAACACGGCACTCTTCATGTCGTTACCGACAATCACGAAATTGCAAATGTCGGGGGTATGGGCGCAGTTGAATATTTCATGGATGAAGCGAAACATTCCTTTTGTAATATCAAATTTGCCGTTCCTTCATGTGTCCCGGCAACACCTTTTACCACATCCGGTGCCCAATTGGGTATTGATGAAATATCGTCTCTGCTGGAAAAAGAAGAAACGGTAAGCTTAGGTGAGATGATGAATAACCCAGGGGTTATCCAGGGCGAAGAAAAATTTGTAGTATCAATCGCAAAAGCCAAAGCTTTAGGTAAAGTCATTAACGGCCATGCACCGGGACTTAGCGGAGAAGATTTGTTAAAATATGTTGCTGCAGGTGTGATGGATGATCATGAAAGCGAATCATACCACGATATTAAAACCAAGCTTGAAGCCGGCCTTAAGATATTCTTAAGAGAGGGTTCTGCTGAACACACCGATAATAAAGCTTACGAACTTATAAACGAGTACCCGGACGATATAATGTTCTGCACAGATGACAAATCATTAAACCACATTTTGAGAGACGGTCATATAAGTTATAATGTTAATAAAGCTTTAAAGCTCGGGATACCACCTGTTAACGTTCTGAAAGCCGCCAGCCGAAACGGATTGAAATATTATGGACTGGACAGGTATTCAGAAATCAAGCCTGGAATGTATGCAAGTTTTACCATCGCCGACATCAGCAGTAAATCTTTTGAAATAAAGGATATTTACATCGACGGTAAAAATCTCTCCCATTTTTCTCAAAAAAACAGCTTCACACCGGTCCCTGAAAAATTGCAAAACTCGATGAATATTGCCAACCAGTCCGAAATCCCCCAAATGAACAATGAACAGGCATGCATCCGAGTTAAAGACGGAAGTCTGATAACAGAACATTTGGTTGATTCATCAAAAACATATGACCTGGAAAATGACATACTGAAATTATGTGTATTCGAACGATATGGATACGGAAACCGTGCATCCTGTAAAATTAACGGTTTTAATCTGAAAAGAGGAGCATTTGCTTCTTCCATTGCCCATGACTGTCACAATATCGTGGCTGTGGGCACAAGTGATGAAAGTATCCTAAAGGTTGTAAATTCAGTTATAGACAACGGGGGAGGACTGGCAGTATCTGATGATAACAGCCTCTTCACACTCCCCCTTGAAATCGGCGGGCTCGTAACATCGAAGGCTCCGGGGGCGGTAGTGGAGAGCTTAGTGCGTATCAACGAACAAATCGCAGAAATGGGCTGCACATTGACAGATCCTTTGGGAACACTAAGCTTTATGGCGCTGGAAGTAATCCCTCATCTAAAATTAACAGATAAAGGATTGTTCGATGTGGATAATTTCCGTTATCTTTGA
- a CDS encoding NCS2 family permease — protein sequence MLERLFKFSEHNTNVKTEIIAGITTFMTMAYIIFVNPAILSKTGMDFGAVMLATVIAAGFSTIFMGLFANYPFALAPGMGLNAYFAFTVVGQMGYSWQTALGAVFISGVIFLILTVARIREVIVYSIPESLKLATAGGIGLFIALIGLKEVGIIVKNPATLVSLGDMTAASAIMTIIGIIIIGALIARKLKGAILIGILIIWIIGLLAGLSEFKGIIGMPPDISPVFFKLDISSALDIGFFGIVFAFLFVDLFDTTGTLVGVAKQGGFIKKNGEFPRVNRALTVDAVGTCFGSVLGTSTITTYIESASGVAEGGRTGLTSVVVGILFLLSMFLAPLAESIPAYATSPALVIVGVFMLKTVTKIDWEDMTEALPSFMVIISMPFSYSIATGIAMGFIFYPITKTLAGKANEVKLTVWILALIFIARFIYLGTA from the coding sequence ATGTTAGAACGTTTATTCAAGTTTTCCGAACACAACACCAACGTAAAAACCGAAATTATCGCAGGTATTACTACTTTTATGACCATGGCTTATATCATTTTTGTAAACCCTGCAATACTTTCCAAAACCGGAATGGATTTTGGAGCTGTAATGCTGGCAACGGTTATTGCGGCAGGTTTCAGTACTATTTTCATGGGGCTGTTCGCCAATTATCCTTTTGCGCTGGCTCCAGGTATGGGTTTGAACGCTTATTTCGCGTTCACAGTTGTAGGTCAGATGGGTTATTCCTGGCAGACAGCTCTCGGAGCAGTTTTCATCTCAGGTGTAATATTTCTTATCCTCACCGTTGCCAGGATAAGGGAAGTCATTGTCTATTCCATCCCAGAATCCCTTAAACTGGCCACGGCAGGTGGCATAGGTCTTTTTATAGCATTGATAGGTTTGAAGGAGGTCGGCATTATTGTCAAGAACCCTGCCACTCTTGTCTCACTTGGTGATATGACAGCGGCATCCGCAATAATGACGATTATTGGAATAATTATAATCGGTGCTCTTATCGCCAGAAAACTCAAAGGTGCTATACTTATCGGCATACTGATTATATGGATCATAGGACTCTTGGCAGGGCTGTCTGAATTTAAAGGTATCATAGGAATGCCCCCGGATATATCACCGGTATTTTTCAAATTGGATATTTCCTCGGCTCTGGATATCGGCTTTTTCGGTATCGTTTTTGCATTTCTGTTTGTTGATTTGTTTGACACAACGGGAACTTTGGTTGGCGTTGCAAAACAGGGAGGATTTATCAAAAAGAACGGTGAATTTCCCCGTGTCAACAGAGCATTAACTGTAGACGCTGTAGGAACCTGTTTCGGTAGTGTTTTAGGGACATCCACCATCACAACATACATAGAAAGTGCTTCAGGGGTAGCTGAAGGCGGTAGGACAGGCTTAACATCCGTTGTAGTCGGCATCCTCTTTCTACTAAGTATGTTCCTTGCGCCCTTAGCCGAATCAATACCGGCCTATGCAACTTCGCCGGCGCTGGTCATTGTAGGAGTTTTCATGCTGAAAACAGTCACCAAAATCGATTGGGAGGATATGACGGAAGCCCTTCCTTCATTTATGGTAATAATATCTATGCCGTTTTCATACAGTATCGCAACAGGTATTGCCATGGGATTTATATTTTACCCCATAACAAAGACTTTGGCTGGAAAAGCTAACGAAGTTAAACTTACCGTATGGATTTTGGCGCTTATTTTTATAGCAAGATTCATATACCTTGGGACTGCGTAA
- a CDS encoding GGDEF domain-containing protein, with protein MSKVNNILKENGELKRELEGILGLVKENEAKYEGFKVVEYAFLMSENLEDYSEKPLRYLEEIFSIDRVLLFVNNVVFEEEVFGEIDYLDNIIFTEDRTFRYFYLEKRPYCDSGKTNMINEFDLKGDDFGSYLFSPVIENNKIIGSLNLYSKDPSRFDGESSFDFIRDLSFKISVSLRKIYDSQKLYRQSRVDITSNTYNTLAMYEFLNQALHRYMRYGCPFDFYLFEIDDLKKIVDKYGHRAGDKFIRDLGGLMNENFRKSDMIGRFGRDVFYLIMPHSDGSVHDDIVYKFKQIIKSVCKENGFDTDLGMITGHADAPAISSFAEDEKLRSEDILNIVDELLSKNR; from the coding sequence ATGAGCAAAGTAAACAATATTCTGAAAGAAAACGGTGAGTTGAAAAGAGAACTCGAAGGCATTCTCGGTTTGGTCAAAGAAAATGAAGCCAAGTATGAAGGCTTTAAGGTTGTTGAATATGCTTTCTTGATGTCGGAGAATCTTGAGGATTATTCAGAGAAGCCGCTGAGATATCTTGAAGAAATCTTTTCCATTGACAGGGTTCTGCTTTTTGTAAATAACGTGGTTTTTGAAGAGGAAGTGTTCGGTGAGATTGATTATCTGGACAATATAATTTTTACTGAAGACCGGACATTCAGATATTTTTATCTTGAGAAGAGACCGTATTGTGATTCGGGTAAAACCAATATGATAAATGAGTTTGATTTGAAAGGTGATGATTTTGGCTCATATCTTTTTTCACCTGTAATAGAAAATAATAAAATTATCGGCAGCCTTAATTTATACAGCAAAGATCCTTCAAGATTTGACGGGGAAAGCAGTTTTGATTTTATCAGGGATCTGTCTTTTAAGATTTCAGTTTCTCTTAGAAAAATTTATGATTCCCAAAAACTTTACAGACAGTCCCGGGTGGACATAACGAGTAACACCTATAACACCCTTGCTATGTATGAATTTCTTAATCAAGCGCTTCACAGATATATGCGCTATGGCTGTCCTTTTGATTTTTACCTTTTTGAAATAGATGATCTTAAAAAGATTGTGGATAAATACGGTCATCGTGCAGGAGATAAATTTATAAGGGACCTGGGCGGTTTGATGAATGAAAATTTCCGTAAAAGTGATATGATCGGCAGATTTGGAAGAGATGTATTTTATCTTATTATGCCTCACAGTGACGGTTCTGTGCATGACGATATCGTTTATAAATTTAAACAAATTATTAAGAGTGTATGCAAAGAAAATGGCTTTGATACCGATCTTGGTATGATTACAGGTCATGCTGACGCTCCGGCAATTTCCTCTTTTGCAGAAGATGAGAAGTTGCGTTCTGAAGATATTTTAAATATTGTGGATGAGCTTCTGTCCAAAAACCGATAA
- the hisD gene encoding histidinol dehydrogenase, with translation MIIDKNSDKLNKILNRGELFDEKYLSIVMDILKDVRINGDKAVKSYTKKFDNHDLNESYVIGVDELKSSFDKLESGLKNSLIKAEKSIRFYHEKQMEKTWLINGNNGIILGQKISPVENVGIYVPGGKAVYPSSVLMNSVPANVAGVENIVMSTPAAHGKIQESVLAAAYLGGVKKVYKIGGAQAVAAMAYGTETVEKVDKIVGPGNIFVALAKKLVFGFVDIDMIAGPSEITIIADESARPQFVAADMLSQAEHDEMASSVLITDSKALAESVNAELKKQLGELPRKDIAEASLKDFGAIVLVENLEEAAEVSDKIAPEHLELCVANPYELMFKVRNAGAIFLGHYTPEAVGDYIAGPNHTLPTGGSARFFSPLGAYDFLKRSSIVNFSKDALRECAEDVMGIANSEELTAHAKSVKVRI, from the coding sequence ATGATAATTGACAAGAACAGCGATAAACTTAACAAAATTCTTAACAGGGGAGAACTTTTCGACGAGAAATATTTGTCCATAGTGATGGATATACTGAAAGATGTAAGAATCAACGGCGATAAAGCTGTAAAATCGTATACAAAGAAGTTTGATAATCATGATTTGAATGAAAGCTATGTAATTGGCGTGGATGAACTGAAGTCATCTTTTGATAAACTGGAGAGCGGATTGAAAAATTCGCTGATAAAGGCTGAAAAGTCCATCCGTTTTTATCATGAAAAACAGATGGAGAAGACGTGGCTTATTAACGGGAATAACGGGATCATTCTCGGTCAGAAAATCAGCCCTGTTGAAAATGTCGGGATATATGTTCCCGGCGGCAAAGCGGTTTATCCCTCGTCAGTTTTGATGAACAGTGTCCCGGCAAATGTTGCAGGTGTGGAAAACATTGTAATGTCAACTCCTGCTGCACACGGCAAAATTCAGGAAAGTGTTTTGGCTGCGGCGTATCTCGGTGGAGTTAAAAAGGTGTATAAAATAGGCGGTGCTCAGGCTGTGGCAGCCATGGCATATGGGACTGAAACGGTTGAAAAAGTGGACAAAATTGTAGGGCCTGGTAATATATTTGTTGCTTTGGCTAAAAAGCTTGTTTTCGGTTTTGTGGATATTGACATGATTGCCGGCCCGAGTGAGATAACAATAATCGCCGATGAATCTGCCCGTCCTCAATTCGTTGCAGCTGACATGCTCAGTCAGGCCGAACACGATGAGATGGCTTCATCTGTTTTAATTACCGATTCAAAAGCGTTGGCTGAAAGCGTAAATGCTGAATTGAAAAAACAGTTGGGCGAATTGCCGAGAAAAGATATAGCGGAGGCTTCTTTAAAGGATTTTGGTGCCATTGTATTGGTTGAAAACCTTGAAGAGGCTGCAGAGGTTTCTGATAAGATTGCTCCTGAACATTTGGAATTGTGCGTGGCAAACCCTTACGAACTGATGTTTAAAGTACGGAATGCCGGAGCAATTTTTCTGGGGCATTATACACCTGAAGCTGTCGGTGATTACATTGCCGGGCCCAATCATACTCTGCCAACCGGAGGTTCGGCTCGATTTTTTTCACCTTTGGGTGCATATGATTTTCTTAAAAGAAGCAGCATTGTAAATTTTTCCAAAGATGCTTTGAGAGAATGCGCTGAAGATGTTATGGGCATTGCAAACAGTGAAGAACTAACAGCTCATGCCAAATCTGTGAAAGTCCGCATTTAA